The Streptomyces sp. TG1A-8 genome has a window encoding:
- a CDS encoding transposase, whose product MKEACSVEIRLLIALVDGVHQLLKAPIVLVWDRLNTHVSRVMRELIAERKWLTVFLLPAYSSDLNPVEWVWAHVKRSLANLAVVALDRLEALVRNRLKRLQYRPGTLDGFIAGTGLTFDEPASP is encoded by the coding sequence ATCAAGGAAGCATGTTCGGTTGAAATACGGCTTCTCATCGCACTCGTCGACGGCGTCCACCAGCTCCTCAAGGCACCTATCGTGCTGGTCTGGGACCGCCTCAACACCCACGTCTCGCGTGTCATGCGTGAGTTGATCGCCGAACGGAAATGGCTGACGGTGTTCCTGCTGCCCGCCTACTCATCCGACCTCAACCCCGTCGAGTGGGTATGGGCACACGTCAAACGCAGCCTGGCCAACCTCGCCGTGGTCGCCCTCGACCGGCTCGAAGCTCTCGTCCGTAACCGACTCAAGCGCCTTCAGTACCGGCCCGGCACCCTCGACGGCTTCATAGCCGGCACCGGCCTGACCTTCGACGAACCAGCCTCACCCTGA